Sequence from the Streptomyces sp. NBC_00440 genome:
CCGTAGTTTCGCGAGGCGGACGAGGTCCCGGGCCGGAATGTCGGCCGGAAGGTTGGAAATCCAGTACTTGACCGGCTCGTTCTCCCCTTCGGGCCACTGCGCGATCAACCACCGAAGAGCGATGGCACCGTCCGGGGCGGGTTTCGGGCGGCGGCCGGCTAGGCGGACGCGCAGGAACACGAAGCGGGCGGACATGGCTGCTTTGGAGCCCTTGCGCCAGGTGACCGTGACCGCTCGTGCACGTCCGGCGGCCAGGACGTGTTCGCGCAGGCTGATGGGCCGGGTCCGGTAGCGGGGCAGCGGACGCGGTCCGAGCCCGCCGTAGGGCGGCTGGTGTGGCACGGCCGATTCGGTATGGGCGGTCATCTCGCCCTTGACCTGCAGGGCGTAGGCGAGGCCGCGGTCCTCCAGGCCGTGGCGGAAGTCGGCGTTCGCTCCGTAGCCGGCGTCCGCGACCAGCACCGCGGGCCGCAACCCCAAGGCCGCCAGTTCGTCGAGCATGTCCAGCGCGAGCCGCCACTTCGGCCGGTGCTGTTGCTCATCAGGAATGCGGCAGCGGGCCCGACGGCCGGCAGCTTCGGCCCCGTCCCAGCTGCCGGGCAGGAACAGACGCCAGGACAGTGGGCACGACGCGGTGTCGGACGCGGCGTGGACGCTGACCCCGATCTGGCAGTTCCCGACCTTGCCCAGGGTGCCGGAGTACTGCCTGGCTACCCCGGGCGAGGACGTCCCGTCCTTCGGGAACCCGGTGTCGTCCACCACCCACACCTGCGGACGCACCACCGCCACCGCCCGGCGGGCCAATCCGGCACGAACCGTGTCCACCGGCCAGGTCGACGACGTCA
This genomic interval carries:
- a CDS encoding IS701 family transposase — protein: MRANELAACRGRLEEFAGEVFAPLARADQRVKGGLYLRGLLLDGRRKSMQPMAGRLGVDHQQLQQFMTSSTWPVDTVRAGLARRAVAVVRPQVWVVDDTGFPKDGTSSPGVARQYSGTLGKVGNCQIGVSVHAASDTASCPLSWRLFLPGSWDGAEAAGRRARCRIPDEQQHRPKWRLALDMLDELAALGLRPAVLVADAGYGANADFRHGLEDRGLAYALQVKGEMTAHTESAVPHQPPYGGLGPRPLPRYRTRPISLREHVLAAGRARAVTVTWRKGSKAAMSARFVFLRVRLAGRRPKPAPDGAIALRWLIAQWPEGENEPVKYWISNLPADIPARDLVRLAKLRWHIEHDYRELKTTLGLDHFEGRSFTGWHRHVTLVTAAHLFLTEQRSSPKAPARA